The following nucleotide sequence is from Megalops cyprinoides isolate fMegCyp1 chromosome 6, fMegCyp1.pri, whole genome shotgun sequence.
ATGTATGACTGTAGGTAAAGGACAGAGATGATAGTCTCTTTTAACCACTCTGCATCTATGTTGGCTACAGGTAGAGCTGGCTTTATGGGACACAGCCGGGCAAGAGGACTACGACAGACTCAGGCCCCTGTCATACCCTGACACTGACGTCATCTTAATGTGTTTCTCCATAGACAGCCCGGACAGTTTGGGTAAGAATGTGACCGCACGCGGAGCTGTTTAACATGCATGTGTCCACCGTCCATGTGGTTTTAACCCTCTGTCTGCCCCCCTCTCCGTGTGCGACAGAGAATATACCTGAGAAGTGGACCCCAGAGGTGAAGCACTTCTGTCCGAATGTTCCCATCATCCTTGTCGGCAACAAGAAGGACCTGCGCAACGACGAACACACACGCCGAGAGCTGGCCAAGATGAAGCAGGTATGCGCATAGGAACTCAGACCAAAGAACATTGAACTGGATCTGCCTTCTCAAAACTACAGAGTGCCGTTGTGTGACTGGCACACAGACTCCGTTCCTGAGATGGTATCAGCATCAGTAaagtgtttgagtgtgttgtCATTTGTGCAGTCTCCTGTAATGTTTTTCCTTCACTTCATTTTCAGAATTCGTAAATTTGCATTCACACCAGTACACGTACGGATACTGCAGATTGTATACAATGCTTCCTCTTCATAATAACTTCTCACATTGCAGAACTGTGTAGTTAGTTTGCCAAACCGCCTGTCCTCACCGCTCCCCTGTCTCTAACAGGAACCAGTGAAACCAGAGGAGGGGCGAGACATGGCAAACCGCATCAACGCGTTCGGCTACCTAGAGTGTTCAGCTAAGACGAAGGACGGAGTGAGGGAGGTGTTCGAGATGGCCACCAGGGCAGCGCTGCAGGCCAAGAAACGCGGCAAGAAGAGCGCCTGCCTTCTGCTAtagagggatggggagaggagggagggagagaagggggaatctaaccagacagaggagaggttgGGAGAGAGTTGGGGGATCCGGAGAGGGGATGGTTGGGTTCTGGCAACGAAGGTGCGAGAGGTGCCGGGAAGAGGGGAGGTGCAACCAGACGGGCCATGCATTGAAAAAGGGCAGAGGAGAGTCAGACTGGGCCAAAGCAGGAGAAATGCATATACAGAAAGCAATCAAGAACAAGCAGGGCCACATGTCTTTAAACCAGTACGAATGAGAGAACCCTCTTTCAACAGCAGGTGGCATCAGCCTGTATTCGTGACTGTCATGGGAATGAATGTcatgaacattttaatttggccATGTTTcctaaaaaaattaataaatccaaaacacagaaaattttgaaataatggGGTATCAGTTGAAGATTTGTAGTGTCGTGATATTGGGGGGGGTCTTGATGGCCTTCTTAAATTTTACTTTGAAATTCTAGACACCACTTCTTACaatttttttagaaatgattaatcattttaacatttgttacGTGAAAATATATGACCACAATGAGGTTAATGACGCAAACAGGTCATCCAGGCTGACTAGTCGCATAATTTTGCCTGTGGCCTATAGTGTATGTAGCACTGTGTCGtgcctggtcttgaacactctagattccctctcccctctggcATGGCTCTGGTTTTGAGTTTTGATTTGTCTAAGATGAAGGTTGCTTAGTGCATCAGGCAAGGCGTTGGACCACACGTGTCTCCTGGTAAACTTTCAGGGTATCGGTTTGCCTGTTTGTGTAGATATGTAAGTGTGGTCTGTCTAGTCAGTGTCATTTTCTATGTGTGTCAGAGTcgcagtgcatgtgtgtctgggCAGACAGATCCTTCCTCCTTACAAGCCCCTGATCTGTTATGTTCTTAATAGACTCTGGAAGTGTTCCTGgaacctctcctctctcccagacTCTCCTGTCTGGctctccaccctctctcatAGTTGCTGTCATTGCAAAATACTTAACTGGACAAGAAGACTATCGGTAGTCCAGTTAAATAGTTAGTTGAACCAGCCAGcagtttttgatttatttaaatatctactttttttatttgcatttacgtataaaaattcactttaaaaatacaaaaaaaggcaATGCTAATTCATTTTGTGAGAGTGTTTTTatatgcttgtttgtgtgttgtagatttttaaataaattgattaGCTTGGTTTCGACCGTTTGGTTGGACTCTGAGTGGGACATAGATTAATTTGAGTAAGATCACACTTGATGTGGACCTACAGAAACCTTCAGTGTATATGAGGTTTGGAAAGGGGTAGTGTTTTGTATTTAGTACAGAAAGGTTTTGCAAATTCAGTAATTaggtgtttgcctgtgtgtcaGGCTTGCTCCAGGGCGGGgtgtcactctctcactcccatgTATAAAAATTTGCTTCTCCCTCCATCCTTCCCTCCATTTCCCctttttatctttattattattattataattattattattatgacttGTTGTTGTCTCTTTATTTGCtcttgtactgtatatttaacCGTGTGAAATTCTACTGGCTTGTCCTAAATTAGTTATTCCTCCTTTGCAAAATCTAAAACCTtaccttaaaaaagaaaatatattaaaaaattcaaaatatataaattggTAATGACATGACAATATCGTACATAAAGTGTTGTATGAAAGAAACGGAAAAGATCGAAGAGTGTCTTGATGCAGATAACCTTTTGTACAAAAATGCATCTTGGAATTTCCTCAGTCTGCTTTTAAAAgtactttgaaaataaattgtttttagGGTAATTATGATGGTGTTGTCATTTCCTTTTATACATTGTTTTTCTCTATGCCTTGTGAATTGAAGAGAGAGGCAAATTCTGAGGTACATGAGGTTATTGGAACTGTATGGAAATGCGTCTCAGTGAATGCAGTCAGAATTTTATACACTtcaaagcagacaaaaaaataaactcgTTAAAGAAGTATCCAAGGATTTGTTTTGATAAGCATGATTCTTTCTTTGGTAAGgttgaattcttttttttttttttttttgatgaacaCAAATCACAGATTTGCATAGTGCAACATCAAGAATTATGCGACTTAATGTGTCATTTCTATTATGGGCAAAGACACAGTGCCATGTAAAGTttgcgtgggtgtgtgtatgtatgtgtgtgcatgtgcgtgtgtttatttgtgtgtacacTAATTAAGACATTTTCAGAAGTATCCCTGTAATTCCATTTTTGATTGATAACAATTACATACAGAAAGCTTGTTGAAAACCTTTGCACTGCATATTAATCCAATATTTCTCTAGTAAatgttaacaaaaatattttacttgaCACTAATAACTAAAAActatttgtaattgtattatttttatgcaggGCAACAAAAATGTGGTGTCTATCCATGCTATCTGTCATACAGTACTTAATAGATGCTTTTTAGTCAGTCACTGTAAGTTGAAATCAAGTTAATTGAAGCGGCTTATTTCATAGACCTTAGTGTTTTGATGCAGGCTTGTGGAGTGAATGCTTATTTTTGAAACAGAATAAAGcttgctatttttaaaacagaacacagcactgtCATCTAGTATTGACATTTGTTGAGTCATACTGCATGAAAGGCACTTGATCAATGTCTTGGGTAGCCTGCTGTGGCATAGACCTGTATGTTGCATTCTCCATCACTCTCTGTTACAACCTTATAAACCACTGTATAAGGCTTATATATAAGAGGACAGATGTGCTCTGTCTGTACAGACATGTCAGTTGGACCTAATTTGTTGTCAGCAACACATAGATTCACATACAAGAGAGCAGTTGTAGGTGTCCTGTTGGCTGCAATACCAAGTTATCCCTATCCCCTTAAACCCCCTTAGACTAGCCTTAAACCAAACTCCCACACACGTTGCAAACATACATTTGCCTTTCAGTATCTTGCATAAATCAACATATTAGTAAATAAATAGGTTATGGTAGAGAAAgtggtcattaaaaatgtaagagATCAAAGGATACGCATTTAAATTACAAGTATTTATTGTCATAGGTGGTGCAGTGAGACATCAGTAGAATTTACGTTTCTGTAACACGCTGTGGTACTACACCATGTAAATCTCAGAGTCA
It contains:
- the LOC118778719 gene encoding rho-related GTP-binding protein RhoA-C encodes the protein MAAIRKKLVIVGDGACGKTCLLIVFSKDQFPEVYVPTVFENYVADIEVDGKQVELALWDTAGQEDYDRLRPLSYPDTDVILMCFSIDSPDSLENIPEKWTPEVKHFCPNVPIILVGNKKDLRNDEHTRRELAKMKQEPVKPEEGRDMANRINAFGYLECSAKTKDGVREVFEMATRAALQAKKRGKKSACLLL